A genomic stretch from Amycolatopsis sp. 195334CR includes:
- a CDS encoding GH92 family glycosyl hydrolase, whose protein sequence is MPDQPTEFFSSFEHGDPAPGSGDRLRVHVGAGPANAPAAKPGAGFSGLAALNYRTEVAGQARTGLFRTDLVITERSELSYVVFPEADPRWRATFVAIDIEFDDGTTLASLNQRDQHGFAVTAKAQGLAKKLYLDQWNHVRCSLAAAAGKRAKAILLTTELPDGDGEVSGWLDDVRITEREPAAEVEPVDRVRTTRGTHSANNRSRGNNIPATALPHGFNFWTPVTDAGSTTWVYEYHRRNNGANRPALEAFGLSHQPSPWMGDRHTFQVMPRIGELTVDRQARALAFDHANELDRPFHYRVRFDNGITGEIAPADHAAMLRFTFPAGKAHLIFDNAANRGGLRLHSNGTVTGHTWVRSRLSVGARRMYVYGKVDRPVTAAKKVRDPVWRTVTGHLSFEVGEQEAVSLRIATSLISLRQAQHNLELEIPDGTSFEAVRDHAREEWRKVLGRIEIEGASEDQLTTFYSNLYRLYLYPNSAHENTGTTASPVYRHASPVVRTTRLSTRRRTGAKVLDGPMVVNNGFWDTYRTTWPAYALFSPERCGQLAEGFVQQYREGGWISRWSSPGYANLMTGTSSDVAFADAYLKGVRNFDIQAAYDAALKNATVTPPTKSVGRKGLDESIFLGYTPSSTPEGLSWALEGCINDFGIANLSRALYEAAEEDDPRRAEYLDHLRYFTSRALHYVHHFDKRTGFFQGRDPAGGWRWSTEQYDPELWGFDYTETNGWNMAFTAPHDGNGLANLFGGRKKLESTLDTFFATPETGLKPGSYGGIIHEMTEARDVRLGQYGHSNQPSHHIPWMYLHAGAPAKAQAVVREVLLRCYLGSEIGQGYPGDEDNGEMSAWYLFAALGFYPLAMGSPSYVLGAPLFTKATVHLDNGEKLVINAPGNTASTAYVRGLKVNGEPYAKTHIPHETLARGAVLDFDLAEEPGDWGTGEGDAPPSMTTGELVAEPLADLPGRGRCAENDVSQLFDDTSRTQVNFATATPTVEFTVDGEPRPVLLYTLTSALGEGDPSAWVLEGSDDGESWRSLDERTGQVFRWRRQTRPFSLTAPAACRHYRLRVTAGTDRRISLAQWELLGSTTA, encoded by the coding sequence ATGCCCGATCAGCCGACCGAGTTCTTCTCGTCCTTCGAGCACGGCGACCCCGCGCCCGGCAGCGGCGACCGGCTCCGCGTGCACGTCGGGGCGGGCCCGGCGAACGCCCCCGCGGCCAAGCCGGGCGCCGGCTTCAGCGGGCTGGCCGCGCTCAACTACCGCACCGAGGTGGCCGGGCAGGCGCGCACCGGGCTGTTCCGCACCGACCTGGTCATCACCGAGCGCAGCGAACTGTCCTATGTGGTGTTCCCCGAGGCGGATCCCCGGTGGCGCGCCACCTTCGTCGCCATCGACATCGAGTTCGACGACGGCACCACGCTCGCCTCGCTGAACCAGCGCGACCAGCACGGCTTCGCAGTCACCGCGAAGGCGCAGGGCCTGGCCAAGAAGCTGTACCTCGACCAGTGGAACCACGTCCGCTGCTCGCTCGCCGCGGCCGCGGGCAAGCGCGCCAAGGCGATCCTGCTCACCACCGAGCTGCCCGACGGGGACGGTGAGGTCTCCGGCTGGCTCGACGACGTGCGGATCACCGAGCGCGAGCCCGCCGCCGAGGTCGAGCCGGTGGACCGCGTGCGCACCACGCGCGGCACGCATTCGGCGAACAACCGCTCGCGCGGCAACAACATCCCGGCCACCGCGCTCCCGCACGGCTTCAACTTCTGGACCCCGGTGACCGACGCGGGGTCGACCACCTGGGTGTACGAGTACCACCGGCGCAACAACGGGGCGAACCGCCCGGCGCTGGAGGCGTTCGGGCTGAGCCACCAGCCGAGCCCGTGGATGGGCGACCGGCACACCTTCCAGGTGATGCCGCGCATCGGCGAGCTGACCGTGGACCGGCAGGCCAGAGCGCTGGCCTTCGACCACGCGAACGAGCTGGACCGCCCGTTCCACTACCGGGTCCGCTTCGACAACGGCATCACCGGCGAGATCGCGCCCGCCGACCACGCCGCCATGCTGCGGTTCACCTTCCCGGCGGGCAAGGCGCACCTGATCTTCGACAACGCCGCCAACCGCGGCGGGCTGCGGCTGCACTCCAACGGCACGGTCACCGGCCACACCTGGGTCCGCAGCCGGCTGTCCGTCGGCGCGCGCCGGATGTACGTCTACGGCAAGGTCGACCGCCCGGTGACCGCGGCGAAGAAGGTGCGCGACCCGGTCTGGCGCACGGTCACCGGGCACCTGAGCTTCGAGGTCGGCGAGCAGGAGGCGGTCAGCCTGCGGATCGCCACCTCGCTGATCAGCCTGCGGCAGGCACAGCACAACCTGGAGCTGGAGATCCCCGACGGCACCAGCTTCGAGGCCGTGCGCGACCACGCGCGCGAGGAGTGGCGCAAGGTGCTGGGGCGCATCGAGATCGAGGGCGCCAGCGAGGACCAGCTCACCACGTTCTACTCGAACCTGTACCGGCTCTACCTGTACCCGAACTCGGCGCACGAAAACACCGGCACCACCGCGTCCCCGGTCTACCGGCACGCGAGCCCGGTCGTCCGCACCACCCGGCTGAGCACGCGGCGGCGCACCGGCGCCAAGGTGCTGGACGGGCCGATGGTGGTGAACAACGGTTTCTGGGACACCTACCGCACCACCTGGCCCGCGTACGCGCTGTTCAGCCCGGAGCGCTGCGGGCAGCTGGCCGAGGGGTTCGTCCAGCAGTACCGCGAAGGCGGCTGGATCTCCCGGTGGTCCTCCCCCGGTTACGCGAACCTGATGACCGGCACCAGCTCCGACGTGGCCTTCGCCGACGCCTACCTCAAGGGCGTGCGCAACTTCGACATCCAGGCCGCCTACGACGCCGCGCTGAAGAACGCCACGGTGACCCCGCCGACCAAGAGCGTGGGACGCAAGGGCCTGGATGAGTCGATCTTCCTCGGGTACACGCCTTCGTCCACACCGGAGGGTCTGTCGTGGGCGCTGGAAGGCTGCATCAACGACTTCGGCATCGCGAACCTGTCGCGCGCGCTGTACGAAGCCGCCGAGGAGGACGACCCGCGGCGAGCCGAATACCTCGACCACCTGCGGTACTTCACCAGCCGCGCGCTGCACTACGTCCACCACTTCGACAAGCGGACCGGGTTCTTCCAGGGCCGTGACCCCGCCGGTGGCTGGCGCTGGAGCACCGAGCAGTACGACCCGGAGCTGTGGGGGTTCGACTACACCGAGACCAACGGCTGGAACATGGCCTTCACCGCGCCGCACGACGGCAACGGGCTGGCGAACCTGTTCGGCGGCCGCAAGAAGCTCGAATCCACTTTGGACACCTTCTTCGCCACGCCGGAAACCGGGCTCAAACCGGGCTCGTACGGCGGCATCATCCACGAGATGACCGAGGCCAGGGACGTCCGGCTGGGCCAGTACGGGCACTCCAACCAGCCCTCGCACCACATCCCGTGGATGTACCTGCACGCCGGTGCCCCGGCCAAGGCGCAGGCGGTGGTGCGCGAGGTGCTGCTGCGCTGCTACCTGGGCAGCGAGATCGGCCAGGGCTACCCCGGCGACGAGGACAACGGCGAGATGTCGGCGTGGTACCTGTTCGCCGCGCTGGGCTTCTACCCGCTGGCCATGGGCAGTCCGTCCTATGTGCTCGGAGCGCCGTTGTTCACCAAGGCCACCGTGCACCTGGACAACGGCGAGAAGCTGGTGATCAACGCGCCCGGCAACACCGCGTCGACGGCGTACGTGCGCGGGCTGAAGGTCAACGGCGAGCCGTACGCCAAGACGCACATCCCGCACGAAACCCTGGCCCGGGGCGCGGTGCTCGACTTCGACCTGGCCGAGGAACCCGGCGACTGGGGCACCGGCGAGGGCGACGCGCCGCCGTCGATGACCACCGGCGAACTGGTCGCCGAGCCGCTCGCCGACCTCCCCGGCCGGGGCCGGTGCGCCGAGAACGACGTCTCCCAGCTGTTCGACGACACCAGCCGCACCCAGGTGAACTTCGCCACCGCCACGCCCACCGTCGAGTTCACTGTGGACGGTGAACCCAGGCCGGTGCTGCTGTACACGCTGACTTCCGCGCTCGGTGAGGGCGACCCGTCCGCGTGGGTGCTGGAGGGTTCCGACGACGGCGAGTCCTGGCGGAGCCTGGACGAGCGGACCGGTCAGGTGTTCCGCTGGCGGCGCCAGACCCGGCCGTTCTCGCTGACCGCGCCCGCCGCCTGCCGCCACTACCGGCTGCGCGTCACCGCGGGCACCGACCGGCGGATCAGCCTGGCCCAGTGGGAGTTGCTCGGGAGCACCACCGCATGA